The window TGCATTGACAAGTTAACTGTGGAACAACTAGGCAGTATTTGTAAACCATGCATGTTTGTGCTTTGTCTACATTCTGATATATTCAATGTAATTTTGGGTCTTGATTTTGTATGCAGTACACACTTGTTTATAGTTACAGTATGTAGAGAATATTTATCGCAAGCGGATGATGAATGATGACTAGTTCATCTTTATCTCAGTCTTTCTGTTTTGTCAATTCTGTGCAGGGGGGTGTGGAATTCAAACTCTTTCAACAGTCCTGAGTTCAGATTCAATTTCTGCAAACTTCGTTACGCATTTGTACATTTAATAACCCTCACTGCGGTCTTCAGCGGATATGGAGATCTTTTATTCTGTCAGTGAGCAGAAAGCAAATTCATTCAGTCCGCTGGGGTTATCTTAAGGTTTGTTTACATGAGTGTCTGATGAAAATATAGCTCTACTCCTACAGAAACACTTTGTATTGACAGCATGGAGCACTTTACTGTTTTGAAACACTTATTTCATTACCATCAGAGACCCGTGAAAATGCAACCATAATGCAATAGTGAAAGACAAATGTACAGGTAAAATGTGAAGGTTTTGTCCTTTAtcactgctgtttttttttggtttttaaatttatttaacaaacaaCCAGTTGTGGGTcgtatttatgttatatatcaACATATCCTATATAATCTCCATCTGAAATTGACCTGCTTTACATATAATCCTAGAAGTTATGTACATAAtgacatatttatatttgatttttttttttaagagaagAACCATACTTGAAGAATCATTAAATCTAGGTTCCCGTGGTTTGATTGTATTAATGGATGTGCTTGGGCCTTTAGCCAATTCTTTAATAAACACTGAACTTGTTCTGACTGGAAGCAATCAGAAAAGGTGATTTTAAAAGGCTTTGCCATGATTTTTCCATCTCTTCAGTGAGTGTGCACACCTAGCAGAGATGAGAGAGCACACTTTTTGAATGTATGATAGATATATTAGCACATCACATTGGAGAGCACAGAAAGATTCAGTTAAGCACATTTCTGTTGCACTGTTCATactgaatgcattttaatagtgTCAAATGACTTGGCAGCACATACCCTTTTTGCCAAATTAAAATGGTCTGTTTTACAACAATGGcttgtttgtgtttcattttgCAGTTTGATTAGCAATAATCTCATTCAGTCATATAAATTTGGAATATATTCAATGAAAAGTCATGGATATGTTAAGCATCAACTAACCATACACAACACAGAGCAAATTTTAATGAGACGTTAAAGAAATGTATACTGGTTTATTACATGAAATATAATGTACAAATACAGTGATTAAAGATTATAAGTCCTTTTTGTCAGACACCATTTGAGCTTTTTCTTCTCTGTATGCTTTCAGAAGTTGGTTTAACAAGTTCTGTTCACTGACACGTTTCATGGGGAACAGTGGTGGAAAAGGGTTGCCTTTATACTCCAGCACAGCCATAGACGCGCGGTCCAGATTCTCCCTGTTAGGAATGCGAGCCATGCGTGTATATCTACCTGTCTGATTCTCAAATCTTACTGCCAGaactttaaaaagtttggggatcAAATCTTTTTCCTGAATggagaaatataaaaatgtaaatgttataaatgtgacacactatatatatatatatatatatatatatatatatatacataacatttatttatacgtagTATATGTATATAGTTCTAGTGTGAACAAGGATTTATATCTTACCGTGAGCCAGAAATCAGCCATTTTCATTGACTTTTCATTAATATCTCCCTTTTTTGCAtaatcaatcaactaaaaagaaaatagaaagtCAAAACAGGAACAAGATAAGCATTCTAGTTTTAAAGAGTACATTAAGATTTAAACTTAACTTATTATAGCATTTCTAATTGCTTTTtcctaaaattttaaaatgtcacatttaccCAATTTTCACTATTTTGGCCAATTTTAATGTAACCTCAATATTTCCAAAAATACTTTCACATTATATAGTTTTGTCTAAAATCCCAAGGATACttataatcataattaattctAATGGAAAAGAAATGTAGCACATCTCATGGCAGACAGAGGAGCGGAGTAACAGTTTAGGGATCAGAATGATCATTaatcttattatttttacatgatcaaataataattatacgttaaaatatttatcaaaagTCCTAGATGAAAAAGacgccgtttatttatttatttttttaagtaaaaaatgtCCCTGATTGAGGACGTCTAGATGAAGAAAGAGCAAGATACTGAAACTTGAAGCGGGGTTTTGTACTTGCCTTTTCCGCGTAGAAGCGAACCTCGTCGGCTTTGGCTCTTGTGGTCTCTATTCTCTCGTGTCGAACCAGACCTGTGAGTATGTTCCGAAGAATGTTGATTCTAGACTCAGGTCCGAGTCCTATCCGACGGGCCACCCGGCCATGAGAAATCAACGCCCGCAGGGTGAGTCGCATTACGAGAGGCTGTGAAGGACACTCCTCCAGAAAATAAAACCCCTCTCTTACACGACGTTAAAGATActggaaaaagaaataaaactcaGACGAGCAATACTGTGATCAGCGATTACATCCACTGTAGAACAACAGAGGCATTTATTTCATCCAGAGTATCAGGCTATGCATTCAGATGACAGCTGAAGCACAGAAGTGCATGTGTGATGGTGCGTCGGTCTCGGGAGTCCGGAATGAAAAACAAGACTTGAGTAAGGTTCCGTATTTAAGTATTGTAAAAAGAGGTTACATGGTCATGCTGATGTTTACCTCCTAAAATTAGTTTTATTGATAAAATTTTAAGTACattctgaaaaattaaattttattgtcatttattcagaaaatgtTTAGCCTGCTGTATGTGGTCTAAGCGTGAAAGTTCTCAGCCTTTGTGAGCAGCCATCTACGGTGGCCCAGTAGGCCTActgcacaacacaacggaaacaagccgcaataCAATGAAATTAGCCCAATAACAGAAACCTCGATGGTGCTTTTTAATAGTATAGTGTCCCTGTCACTATTGgtgcattaggacccacacagaccacagggtgaacaccccctgctggcctcaataacacctcttccaacagcaatctagttttcccaggaggtctcccatccaggaactgaccaggctcaaccctgattagcttcagtgggcaaccagtcttgggctgcagggtgatatggctgtggcttATATATGCTAATATAATCAAGTTGGATACAATACTGGACGTAGACTGGAACTAGAAGTAGACAAAGATCTGAGTAAATGATAGAGTCCAATGTGAGTCTGTGTTATTATATGGGTCAATATCACTGTAGGGTGCCTTTTGGTGTCCTGTACATAAATAACTCATTTGCCAAGATAACTTAACATAAAAATTACTATGAAAGGGTTTGTTATATTGGGctaagtttttatattcataacaaacacattatttgGGTCTTTAGAAacattttctagatttttttgTGTAAGAGGATGCATGTTATTTTGCTATGTCCCATGCACTGCTCATTAAATTTGAATGAGAGTAGAATATAgtcaaatcataaaattaaaattttttattatcctattaatattttgttaaataagaGATTACTCAATTTGAGTGTATTGATCATTtggtaataaaaacaatatttttatttaataaaaaagaagagtTTGTACATGTCCCTTGAACGGTTGTCCACCCTGTCGTATTTGGGGAAtccacccctttaagaaaaggtCATCCCCTTTAGTGACATCAGGAcaacagattattatttttttgcctcTTCAGTGGCGGGAATTTCAACGGCCGAGGTGAGTTGGTGAGTTGGTGACTTTTCAATTGACAAATTTTCTTTGTATGAGTTTGCTTACTTGCTTTGACAAAGCTTAGCTTTGCTATTTAGCTAGTCACAGTTTGTTGTAAGCTAATATGCTAATTGAAGCTcaaaatgtccaccctgtcattgTTCCAAAATGTCCACCTGTTGGTCACCTAGACTCGATAAGGTGGACATACAAATGAatgctatatatatttattattattatattattgaataaatgtttcattatcaTGCTTTGTGTGTTCTGTTTTATGTGTCCACCCCATCATGTTCTGGTCCACCCTGTCatcttgatattttaaaatagtattttaaataataattcaatcatATCTATATAATCCCAGATTAATGCACAGCATGACAATCACATGTAAATCCATGAGCTAAAGACTTCCTCGGAATGACATCCACCATCTAGCCGACAAAGGCCAGACTGTGATTCCTAATGAGACTTTTTAACCTCTTTGTGCTTCACAGAACATGTCCTCACGTTCACAGAACGCCGTTCGTAGcctttacatgtatatacagtgtgtatggaaagtattcagacccctttaaatttttgactctttgttatattgcagccatttgctaaaatcatttgttcattttttttcctcattaatgtacacacagcaccccatattgacagaaaaacacagaattgttgacatttttgcagatttattaaaaaagaaaaattgaaatatcacatggtccaagtattcagaccctttgctcagtatttagtagaagcaccctttgatctaatacagccatgagtcttttgggaaagatgcaacaagtttttcacacctggatttggggatcctctgccattcctccttgcagatcctctccagttctgtcaggttggtggacagccattttaggtctctccagagatgctcaattgggtttaagtcagggctctggctgggccattcaagaacagtcacggagttgttgtgaagccactccttcgttattttagctgtgtgcttagggtcattgtcttgttggaaggtaaaccttcggcccagtctgaggtcctgagcactctggagaaggttttcgttcaggatatccctgtacttggccgcattcatctttccctcgattgcaaccagtcgtcctgtccctgcagctgaaaaacaccccacagcatgatgctgccaccaccattcttcactgttgggactgtattggacaggtgatgagcagtgcc is drawn from Onychostoma macrolepis isolate SWU-2019 chromosome 16, ASM1243209v1, whole genome shotgun sequence and contains these coding sequences:
- the mrpl17 gene encoding 39S ribosomal protein L17, mitochondrial; translation: MRLTLRALISHGRVARRIGLGPESRINILRNILTGLVRHERIETTRAKADEVRFYAEKLIDYAKKGDINEKSMKMADFWLTEKDLIPKLFKVLAVRFENQTGRYTRMARIPNRENLDRASMAVLEYKGNPFPPLFPMKRVSEQNLLNQLLKAYREEKAQMVSDKKDL